The Pyrenophora tritici-repentis strain M4 chromosome 3, whole genome shotgun sequence genome has a window encoding:
- a CDS encoding Fungal-trans-2 domain containing protein, with translation MLPDSLARSAYQEKTMATFLRIYNPQGVVRATNADAREFVSMLPLLSSRNQALQMAALAVGITQLGVTTDNEALTHQGRTLYGRALRETAVALRNPTRVASESMLVVPRVMALFDLMFGAEPESASQAKSWLSHVEGELAMIVNRGPEAFSKSDAAHAIFVHARYRLLWPAFRSRTSTILNNKEWKTLPWKGRTKSSNDHLLDILCDIPELLEAVDKLQFEPMKEADREGLQVYTLSRCWTLHFQLQEWVDTEANAIYIPKIIDTSTPITFPNIDIACITVRYWLASLFLYSALDIASGIDPTTDTLLSHPDRPHPRPFARMIIKSVGYFLQEKFGITGVMAMVMPLGNALLYMNRNREPDEGYIMEIMDLWYQPNMPSTLREFLQSFRQTVDIRTSRAIPTRQL, from the coding sequence ATGCTCCCGGACAGCCTTGCTAGATCTGCTTATCAGGAGAAGACTATGGCGACCTTTCTCCGCATTTATAATCCACAGGGCGTCGTTCGGGCGACTAACGCAGATGCAAGAGAGTTTGTAAGCATGTTGCCCTTGCTCAGTTCACGCAACCAAGCACTTCAGATGGCTGCGCTAGCGGTTGGTATAACGCAACTTGGTGTGACTACAGACAATGAGGCTCTTACCCATCAGGGAAGGACACTTTACGGCAGAGCGCTTAGAGAAACAGCAGTAGCCCTGCGGAATCCTACTAGAGTCGCTAGCGAATCAATGCTTGTTGTGCCCCGAGTCATGGCTCTCTTCGATCTGATGTTTGGCGCGGAGCCAGAGTCAGCCAGCCAAGCAAAGAGCTGGTTGAGTCATGTCGAAGGCGAATTGGCCATGATCGTCAATCGTGGACCTGAAGCGTTCTCCAAGAGCGATGCAGCACATGCGATCTTTGTTCATGCCAGATACAGGCTCCTATGGCCGGCGTTCCGAAGTCGAACATCCACGATTCTCAACAACAAAGAGTGGAAGACGCTACCTTGGAAGGGAAGGACCAAGTCATCGAACGACCATCTCCTCGATATCCTCTGTGATATACCTGAGCTATTAGAGGCGGTTGACAAACTTCAATTCGAACCTATGAAAGAGGCAGACAGAGAAGGGCTTCAAGTGTACACATTATCAAGGTGTTGGACACTACACTTTCAGCTGCAAGAATGGGTTGATACCGAAGCCAACGCCATCTACATCCCTAAAATTATCGATACATCCACACCGATAACCTTCCCCAACATCGATATCGCCTGTATCACAGTCCGCTATTGGTTAGCATCTCTCTTCCTATACTCTGCCCTTGACATCGCCTCTGGTATCGATCCTACTACTGACACCCTTCTATCGCACCCCGATCGTCCTCACCCCCGACCGTTCGCTAGGATGATCATAAAGTCAGTAGGCTACTTTTTACAGGAGAAATTTGGCATCACGGGTGTAATGGCCATGGTCATGCCGCTGGGCAATGCACTACTCTACATGAACCGCAATCGTGAGCCGGACGAGGGGTACATTATGGAAATCATGGACTTGTGGTATCAGCCAAATATGCCTAGTACACTGCGCGAATTCTTGCAAAGCTTCCGGCAAACCGTGGATATAAGGACTTCTCGAGCGATTCCTACAAGGCAATTATAG
- a CDS encoding DUF2306 domain containing protein, which translates to MAVSPPATGAFARRVVNPFGFNKTYNFWLYIIFGGALAGFSLARLNYLDFYGTFCPATGGNENWNSAAPGECYYYLKYDKYRIGIMMHLAGVLPAGLIAVSQFTPFIRRRWIIVHRIGGYVSLLLYLVGMIGAFMIARHSFGGGLDIQSWVWVAGFSTLGCFIISYINIKCLQIEQHRAWMLRGWFYAASIITARLIVVIGAIIVVEQDYYITWPCAKIAATIVEEVDLASLYPTCKAFVDGSDPEAVASVAAKLFGGNAANTGAALNIVFGMALWVSFVVHAFGVEVYLHLTPREAHRLREISYQKQLEAGMCNPGSAGLTADRLGDADKWVPKLPKKDNTNTSLTTEIGPKSTIKN; encoded by the exons ATGGCAGTATCACCACCTGCGACCGGCGCTTTCGCCCGCCGCGTTGTCAATCCATTCGGTTTCAATAAGACTTACAACTTCTGGTTGTACATTATCTTTGGGGGCGCCCTTGCAGGAT TTTCTCTCGCACGACTCAATTACCTTGATTTCTATGGAACCTTTTGCCCCGCCACCGGAGGCAACGAAAACTGGAACAGCGCTGCTCCAGGAGAATGCTACTACTACCTCAAGTACGACAAGTACAGAATCGGTATCATGATGCACCTCGCTGGTGTACTTCCAGCGGGTTTGATCGCGGTATCACAGTTCACGCCGTTCATCCGCCGACGCTGGATCATCGTGCACCGTATTGGGGGATACGTCTCGCTTCTATTGTACTTGGTTGGCATGATAGGAGCGTTTATGATAGCGCGGCACTCATTCGGCGGCGGCCTGGACATCCAGTCTTGGGTTTGGGTCGCAGGCTTCTCTACTCTCGGTTGCTTCATCATCAGCTATATCAACATCAAATGCCTGCAGATTGAACAACACCGCGCCTGGATGCTGAGAGGTTGGTTTTATGCTGCCAGCATCATTACGGCCCGCCTCATCGTGGTAATCGGCGCCATTATCGTTGTCGAGCAAGACTATTACATCACGTGGCCTTGCGCCAAGATTGCGGCTACCATTGTGGAAGAGGTTGACCTGGCGAGCTTGTATCCTACTTGCAAGGCCTTTGTCGATGGCTCAGATCCAGAGGCAGTCGCATCTGTGGCAGCGAAGCTGTTTGGAGGAAACGCGGCAAATACGGGAGCAGCGCTCAATATTGTCTTCGGAATGGCTCTGTGGGTTTCCTTTGTTGTGCATGCCTTTGGTGTGGAGGTCTATCTACATCTCACGCCGAGAGAGGCCCATCGGCTGAGAGAGATCAGTTATCAGAAGCAGCTAGAAGCAGGAATGTGTAACCCAGGATCGGCGGGTCTGACTGCGGATCGGCTGGGAGATGCAGACAAGTGGGTTCCAAAACTGCCCAAGAAAGACAACACGAACACATCATTAACCACAGAGATAGGCCCTAAGTCAACGATCAAGAACTAG
- a CDS encoding FabG, Dehydrogenase with different specificities (related to short-chain alcohol dehydrogenase), which yields MPNILVVGATRGLGASIVQEYATDANNHVIATARSSEPPANTKNISYVPKIDLESPDAGRDLVQFLEAHGIEHLDIVIVTAGYFAIESLKEPSYSAQKRMYRTCVIGPTILVTTLANKDEKLLGSTSKVILVSSESGSITLRHKSEGGGNYGHHASKTALNMSAKLLSLDLKDRGVAICTVHPGFMRTEMTRNVGFDKYWDEGGAVTPDVAAKTLIEWIETFDMSKTGQYWAPRGAGDIGTAEPVLGPKDKLPTPLQLPW from the exons ATGCCTAATATACTCGTTGTAGGCGCCACTCGCGGCCTTGGAGCAAGCATCGTGCAAGAGTATGCAACGGATGCCAACAACCACGTTATAGCGACAGCAAGGAGTTCGGAACCTCCTGCAAACA CAAAGAACATTTCGTATGTCCCCAAGATCGACCTCGAGTCCCCAGATGCTGGCCGCGACCTCGTCCAGTTCCTGGAAGCACACGGGATCGAACACCTTGACATCGTCATAGTTACAGCTGGATACTTCGCGATCGAATCTCTCAAAGAGCCGTCTTACTCTGCACAGAAGCGCATGTACCGCACATGCGTTATCGGCCCTACCATACTTGTCACAACACTTGCAAACAAGGACGAGAAGCTCCTCGGCTCGACATCCAAGGTCATTCTCGTCTCCTCTGAGAGTGGCAGTATAACACTGAGGCATAAGTCCGAAGGTGGTGGCAATTATGGACACCATGCCAGCAAAACAGCGCTCAACATGTCTGCGAAGCTTTTAAGCTTGGATTTGAAGGATAGGGGTGTTGCAATATGTACCGTGCATCCTGGCTTTATGAGGACAGAGATGACCCGTAACGTTGGATTTGACAAGTACTGGGATGAAGGAGGGGCCGTCACACCCGACGTTGCTGCAAAAACGCTCATAGAGTGGATTGAGACCTTTGATATGAGTAAGACGGGTCAATATTGGGCTCCTAGAGGAGCTGG GGATATCGGAACCGCCGAACCTGTCTTGGGACCCAAGGACAAGCTTCCCACGCCTCTTCAGCTACCGTGGTGA
- a CDS encoding Ferritin-2 domain containing protein has protein sequence MRFCFSTLLGLMASLAASAPTGNPDFSPGSVYFPLANGFPNPNPQAILQIQKDGHGTLPNGPPPPTISPDGVINLKLIALNELFEVAFFSELVFNLTNKVDGYNLGPEHDYVLESLEAIVAQEEMHVLNANEALKHFNQVAIEGCKYDFPVDDFASAIDLAATFTSIVLGTLQDVEQLFARSQDLDLVRAVASVIGNEGSQEGFFRVMQRKIPSAQPFSTTATRDFAFTAIQDFVVEGSCPNIDTIPLKRFKPLAVETKDIKPETQKLKFSFSMEHAGMFEVAQLKLVLINGQNMPVVRGLEDVKMVDNRVVFEGEFPFDEFVMDGLTIAAITMGKDTFANANEVAQQTVFGPGIIEVN, from the coding sequence ATGCGCTTCTGTTTCTCAACACTCCTCGGCCTAATGGCTTCTCTCGCTGCCTCAGCACCGACCGGTAATCCAGACTTCTCACCGGGCAGTGTCTACTTCCCGCTTGCAAACGGCTTTCCGAATCCGAATCCACAGGCCATACTCCAAATACAAAAGGATGGCCATGGTACACTACCTAACGGCCCGCCACCACCTACAATCAGCCCTGATGGCGTCATAAACCTCAAACTGATTGCGCTCAATGAACTCTTCGAGGTAGCCTTCTTCAGCGAACTCGTCTTCAACCTGACCAATAAGGTGGACGGCTACAACCTCGGACCTGAACATGATTACGTCCTCGAATCCCTAGAAGCAATCGTGGCGCAGGAGGAGATGCATGTATTGAACGCGAATGAAGCATTAAAACACTTCAACCAAGTCGCCATTGAGGGCTGCAAATACGATTTCCCCGTCGACGATTTCGCCAGCGCTATCGATCTCGCAGCGACATTTACTTCGATTGTCCTAGGTACGCTACAAGATGTGGAGCAACTCTTTGCTCGCTCGCAGGACCTCGATCTCGTCCGCGCCGTGGCTTCGGTGATCGGCAATGAAGGTAGCCAGGAAGGTTTCTTCCGCGTCATGCAAAGAAAAATCCCGTCTGCGCAGCCCTTTAGCACAACGGCAACACGCGATTTCGCATTTACAGCGATCCAGGACTTTGTCGTGGAAGGAAGCTGTCCGAATATCGATACTATTCCGCTCAAGCGCTTCAAGCCTTTGGCTGTCGAGACAAAGGACATCAAGCCCGAAACGCAGAAGCTCAAATTCTCCTTCTCCATGGAACATGCGGGAATGTTCGAAGTCGCCCAGCTCAAGCTCGTGCTGATCAATGGGCAGAACATGCCGGTTGTGCGTGGTCTTGAGGATGTGAAGATGGTGGACAATAGGGTCGTGTTTGAGGGCGAGTTTCCATTCGACGAGTTTGTCATGGATGGGTTGACGATCGCGGCGATCACCATGGGAAAAGATACGTTTGCGAATGCGAATGAGGTCGCTCAACAGACGGTATTTGGGCCAGGAATCATTGAGGTGAATTGA